The sequence ACAATCCCCGCATGACTTATCTGGTTCTGGCCCGCAAGTGGCGTCCGCGATCCTTCGATACCCTGGTTGGCCAGGATCACGTCGTGCGCGCATTGACGCATGCCCTGGACACCCAGCGTTTGCACCACGCCTGGCTTTTTACCGGTACACGTGGCGTGGGCAAGACCACGCTGTCGCGTATCCTCGCCAAATCCCTCAACTGCGAAACCGGCATTACCTCCAAGCCGTGTGGCGTGTGCCGTGCGTGCACGGAGATCGATGCTGGCCGTTTCGTCGACTACCTCGAACTTGACGCGGCTTCCAACCGAGGCGTCGAGGAGATGACGCAACTGCTCGAGCAGGCGGTGTATGCACCGGGAGCGGGGCGTTTCAAGGTCTACATGATCGACGAAGTCCACATGCTCACCGGGCATGCGTTCAACGCCATGCTCAAGACCCTCGAAGAGCCGCCGCCGCACGTCAAGTTCATCCTGGCCACGACGGATCCACAGAAAATCCCGGTCACCGTACTGTCGCGCTGCCTGCAATTCAATCTCAAGCAGATGCCGCCCGAGTCCATCGTGGGCCATTTGCAGGCGGTGCTCGGTCAAGAGCAGATCGGCTTCGAGGTGCCCGCCCTGCGCCTGATCGGGCAAGCTGCTTCGGGTTCCATGCGCGACGCCCTGTCCCTGACGGATCAGGCGATTGCCTACAGCGCAGGCAATCTGACCGAAGACGCGGTGCGCGGCATGCTGGGCACCATTGATCAGCGCCATTTGGTGCGCCTGTTGGATGCCCTGGCCACGGGGGACGCCCGCGGCGTGCTGGCCGTGGCCGATGAGCTTGCTACCCGTGGTTTGTCCTATGCTGGCGCGCTGGCGGATTTCGCCGTGCTGCTCTCGCGCATCGCGATCGAGCAACGTGTCAGCGGCGTCACCCCGGCCGACGACCCCCTCGGGCAGGATATCGCGCGCCTGGCGGCAAGCCTGCATCCCGATGCGGTCCAGCTTTTCTATTCCGTTGCCGTGCATAGCCGCAGCGAACTCAGCCTGGCGCCGGACGAGTACGCCGGGTTCGTCATGGCCTGTCTGCGCATGCTTGCCCTCAATG comes from Bordetella holmesii ATCC 51541 and encodes:
- the dnaX gene encoding DNA polymerase III, subunit gamma and tau; this encodes MTYLVLARKWRPRSFDTLVGQDHVVRALTHALDTQRLHHAWLFTGTRGVGKTTLSRILAKSLNCETGITSKPCGVCRACTEIDAGRFVDYLELDAASNRGVEEMTQLLEQAVYAPGAGRFKVYMIDEVHMLTGHAFNAMLKTLEEPPPHVKFILATTDPQKIPVTVLSRCLQFNLKQMPPESIVGHLQAVLGQEQIGFEVPALRLIGQAASGSMRDALSLTDQAIAYSAGNLTEDAVRGMLGTIDQRHLVRLLDALATGDARGVLAVADELATRGLSYAGALADFAVLLSRIAIEQRVSGVTPADDPLGQDIARLAASLHPDAVQLFYSVAVHSRSELSLAPDEYAGFVMACLRMLALNGEAGPATQREAPRTAPQPALTHDVAAAAPATVAADAAPVETPAVAAVQAAVPAVTASSVTPADPIAPDAEPAVAAEPRPSSVALAHSAPSAATPVPPWEDNPAQEAAVVTAVAGQNQPQVAASPEAAPDLDQEGPPSWVDESIPDDAEGGYAPAQAYTLDPDDDFETLASEPAPAPAAAARAAAAARPARTPRQPRSRLSDMSPQTWPELAARLPVTGLAAELARQSEWAGVQGDAVMLRVAVRTLAESESRVRLQTVLCEHFGQGLRLEIEVGHTGDGTAHAVARIERAARQQAAEEAVAVDPFVQALVNDFGGHVVPNSVRAVEPPAA